The genomic region CATTACCAAGGACAATGTCAGCGTCAAGGTTAACGCCGTAGTCTATTTCCGAATAATGGATTCCCGGAAGGCGGTAATCGAGGTCCAGGATTATTTTCAGGCCACTGCCTTGCTGGCCCAGACTACCTTGCGAAGCGTCTGCGGCCAGGTGGAGTTGGACGACCTGCTTTCGGAACGGGAGAAAATCAATTCCCAGATTGCCAGCATTTTAGACCAACATACTGATCCCTGGGGCATCAAGGTGACCCTGGTGGAAGTCAAAGCTATCGACCTACCCCCTGAAATGCAACGGGCCATGGCCAGCCAAGCGGAGGCCGAGCGGGAACGCCGCGCCAAGGTCATTGCGGCCGAAGGTGAATTCCAGGCGGCCAAACGGCTCCACGAAGCCGCCGATATTATGGCCCAAGAACCCATCGCCCTGCAATTGCGTTATCTGCAGACCCTGGCGGGGATTGCCACGGAGCAGAACTCCACTATTTTATTCCCCATTCCCATTGATCTGGTCAGCCCCTTCCTACCTAAAACGGCAAAATCAGGGTCGGAGTAATTATTTAATGGAAAATGAGGAGTATTTTTATGGCCAAAAAAGAAAAAAAAGGCAAAAAGGAAAAACCCCTGGAGCGGATGACCGCCAAAGAACTGCGTGAATATGCCCTTTCCTTAGGCGGTGAAATTATCGGCGTGCACGGCATGAACAAAGAGGAACTGCTGGCTGCCATCAAGCAGGTCAAGGGCATCCAGGACGAAGGCAAAAAGACCGCCCGGACGATCAATGTCCGGGAGATCAAAGAGAAAGTTAAATCTTTGCGCCAAGCCAAACTGGACGCGATTGCCGCCGGAGAGCCTCGCAGTAAGATCACCATCCTGCGCAAGCGCGTCAATCGCTTGAAAAAACTGACCCGTAAGGTCGCGTGAACGAAAAAATTCGAAAGGGTGAAAACTTGGTCGGATCAGCCTGCAGATTTATGCGACTAGCTGGTGAACCAGACGGTTATCAACCGCCTACAGGATGACACCAATATGGCAAACGAGGAAAAAGAGATAAGAGATCGGGGTGAGGCCCAATCCAGTCACTCGGCGGACCTGTCGTCTCCTCTGCATCTGAAGATCTCCCAAATCGGGAAAGAAAAGACCGTACCAGCCCATACCCTGATCGTCAAACAGGGTGAGATCCCGGAACATTTTTACGTCATTCGCCAGGGACAGGTTCAGGTCTTCCGGGAGACCCGAGACCACATCCGCACCGAACTTGCCGTCCTGGGGCCGGGAGCCTATTTCGGGGAACTGGCCCTGGTTACCAATCAGCCTCGCACCGCCTCGGTGGAGACACTGGAAGAGACCCGGCTTATCGAGATCACCCGCGCCGAGTTTGACCAACTGCTGGATGACAACCCGCAATTAGCCCGTGTGATCATCAGGCAGTTGACGCAATGGCTGGTGGAAGGTGACAAACGCCTGGAAACTCAGGTGGTGCGGCAGGTCCGGGTGCGGGAAATCTCCTGGTTCGATTATATGTTGCTGTTAGGATTGAGTGTGATTCTGGCAATCATCTTTAACTTTTCCAATCCTAATGGTATCCCCCTGGTGCCCCATTTCTGGGCTCAGGAACCAGTACCCCGGGTCGACCTGGCCCAAGCCTATAATGACTACAGTCATCAGCAAGCCCTGTTTATCGATGCCCGGCCCACCAACTTTTACG from Deltaproteobacteria bacterium harbors:
- a CDS encoding transcription termination factor Rho, yielding MAKKEKKGKKEKPLERMTAKELREYALSLGGEIIGVHGMNKEELLAAIKQVKGIQDEGKKTARTINVREIKEKVKSLRQAKLDAIAAGEPRSKITILRKRVNRLKKLTRKVA
- a CDS encoding cyclic nucleotide-binding domain-containing protein, whose product is MANEEKEIRDRGEAQSSHSADLSSPLHLKISQIGKEKTVPAHTLIVKQGEIPEHFYVIRQGQVQVFRETRDHIRTELAVLGPGAYFGELALVTNQPRTASVETLEETRLIEITRAEFDQLLDDNPQLARVIIRQLTQWLVEGDKRLETQVVRQVRVREISWFDYMLLLGLSVILAIIFNFSNPNGIPLVPHFWAQEPVPRVDLAQAYNDYSHQQALFIDARPTNFYDQKHIKGAVNLPLPLFDFIYTMRLSQVDKDKPLIVYGRNISRHYDDDVARKLILRGHTNVKVLDAGVTAWEKTNYPTEP
- a CDS encoding slipin family protein; translation: MIGIWPLTILILVVIFLLSAVKVLKEYERAVIFRLGKALPGDKGPGLIILIPFIDQMRKVNLQMVTYDVPTQDVITKDNVSVKVNAVVYFRIMDSRKAVIEVQDYFQATALLAQTTLRSVCGQVELDDLLSEREKINSQIASILDQHTDPWGIKVTLVEVKAIDLPPEMQRAMASQAEAERERRAKVIAAEGEFQAAKRLHEAADIMAQEPIALQLRYLQTLAGIATEQNSTILFPIPIDLVSPFLPKTAKSGSE